In one window of Geotrypetes seraphini chromosome 3, aGeoSer1.1, whole genome shotgun sequence DNA:
- the LOC117356700 gene encoding uncharacterized protein C5orf49-like translates to MSPEDEIENELRQLKKPKELPVSTQSSFSYVPPRRGGPKEQSYFYQECEAGGHDSVFDSIYKRPTGYDQKIHRDDREHAKHQGLDIHGQEIARPLAVLSSSIYGRHLERRVDPINRNFVRMGIIALDFYRKNGISKSLEDGYGAVVPS, encoded by the coding sequence ATGTCGCCAGAAGATGAGATAGAAAATGAACTCAGACAGTTGAAGAAGCCCAAGGAACTGCCTGTATCTACTCAATCTTCCTTCTCTTATGTACCACCCAGAAGAGGTGGACCCAAGGAGCAGAGCTACTTCTATCAAGAGTGTGAGGCAGGAGGACATGATTCTGTATTTGACTCAATATACAAAAGACCAACAGGCTATGATCAGAAAATTCACCGAGATGACAGAGAACATGCAAAACATCAAGGTCTTGACATTCATGGCCAGGAAATTGCAAGACCATTGGCAGTTCTATCTTCTTCCATATATGGGAGGCACTTGGAACGAAGAGTGGACCCCATAAATAGAAACTTTGTCAGGATGGGCATCATAGCCTTGGATTTCTACAGAAAAAATGGAATCAGCAAATCCTTGGAAGATGGCTATGGAGCTGTAGTTCCTTCGTAA